One part of the Streptococcus sp. oral taxon 431 genome encodes these proteins:
- a CDS encoding DNA alkylation repair protein — protein sequence MKEYILNLEKEFSLIENGFKEEEQRALADYLSNDNAYTKELAFLAFKSNVYQVRMYSVFLFGHLSSYEEILIFMRDEVSKDDNWRVQEVLAKAFDEFCKQTGYEKSLPVIDEWLQNSNPNVRRAVAEGLRIWTSRPYFKDNPDEAIKRIATLKEDSSEYVRKSVGNALRDISKKFPELIKEELGNWDVKSKEVQQVYKLASKFIK from the coding sequence ATGAAAGAATATATTTTAAATTTAGAAAAAGAATTCTCTTTAATAGAAAATGGATTTAAAGAGGAAGAGCAAAGAGCTCTTGCTGACTATCTATCAAACGATAATGCGTATACTAAAGAATTAGCATTTTTAGCCTTTAAATCCAATGTATATCAAGTTAGAATGTATAGTGTATTTCTCTTCGGCCATTTGTCATCGTATGAAGAAATTTTGATCTTCATGAGGGATGAGGTTTCAAAGGATGACAATTGGAGAGTTCAAGAAGTATTAGCAAAAGCATTTGATGAATTTTGTAAGCAAACAGGTTATGAAAAATCTCTTCCGGTTATTGACGAATGGTTACAAAACAGTAATCCAAATGTTAGAAGAGCTGTTGCAGAAGGTTTGAGAATATGGACGAGTAGACCATATTTCAAGGATAATCCAGATGAAGCTATTAAACGAATCGCAACATTAAAAGAAGATTCTAGTGAATATGTTAGAAAATCAGTCGGTAATGCTTTGAGGGATATTAGCAAAAAATTTCCAGAGTTGATTAAAGAAGAACTTGGTAATTGGGATGTTAAGAGTAAAGAGGTTCAACAAGTTTACAAGTTAGCAAGTAAATTTATAAAATGA